In the genome of Andrena cerasifolii isolate SP2316 chromosome 5, iyAndCera1_principal, whole genome shotgun sequence, one region contains:
- the LOC143368760 gene encoding uncharacterized protein LOC143368760 yields the protein MGKSSRSRDRSPSVERLRKKLRKLQERLEWKLDERKIESIPRVGGVVVRMPDETIRLYKVHESEPSDIDEVSEDVVMDNENLPEIPNNLQETEKAEENNFAEMDQLAGTWEKVLQSGLKKERKTEFLEKYPRRGNCPIEPPKLNPEIEANKNETIKKRALGSAVTKIFEGQKQSINSEELLRDLVESGKLMCELFIQLTTARKAFIYPGLDAKARKVLKASETGEFLFGSELSQRIKSAKSMEKLGLSLKAQPTDKKPSFRATGALNFKGSPVTVRGQSQAGYKRHGYQRVHGQRFYSQRGNRHTGNQGHSQGRQSSSQMNRVPAQK from the exons ATGGGAAAATCAAGCCGATCGAGAGACAGATCTCCATCCGTTGAAAGGCTTCGGAAAAAGTTAAGAAAGTTACAAGAACGGTTGGAGTGGAAATTAGATGAAAGAAAGATAGAAAGCATACCACGCGTTGGTGGCGTCGTAGTAAGAATGCCGGACGAAACGATTCGTTTATACAAAGTTCACGAATCAG AACCATCGGATATCGATGAGGTTTCTGAGGACGTAGTCATGGACAATGAAAATTTACCAGAGATACCCAATAATCtccaagagacagaaaaggcaGAAGAAAACAACTTTGCCGAAATGGACCAA TTAGCGGGTACATGGGAGAAGGTACTACAATCTGGATTGAAGAAGGAACGAAAAACTGAATTCCTGGAGAAGTACCCACGCAGGGGTAACTGCCCTATTGAACCACCTAAACTCAATCCTGAGATTGAAGCAAACAAGAACGAGACAATCAAAAAGAGAGCACTGGGATCAGCGGTTACCAAGATTTTTGAAGGGCAAAAGCAATCTATAAATTCAGAAGAGCTGTTAAGGGACCTGGTAGAGTCGGGTAAGCTCATGTGTGAGCTGTTTATCCAGCTGACGACAGCAAGGAAGGCTTTCATATACCCAGGCTTGGACGCTAAAGCAAGGAAGGTTTTGAAAGCATCGGAAACAGGAGAGTTCTTGTTCGGATCCGAATTATCCCAACGGATCAAGTCCGCTAAGTCAATGGAGAAGCTGGGGTTGTCTTTAAAAGCTCAACCTACAGACAAGAAACCGTCATTTAGAGCCACTGGAGCTTTAAACTTCAAGGGCTCGCCTGTAACAGTCCGAGGTCAATCGCAGGCGGGCTACAAGCGACACGGCTACCAAAGAGTCCACGGTCAGAGATTCTACTCACAAAGAGGGAATCGTCATACAGGGAATCAAGGCCACTCACAGGGCCGTCAGTCATCATCACAGATGAATCGAGTACCAGCTCAGAAGTAA